Proteins from a genomic interval of Sporolactobacillus sp. Y61:
- the essB gene encoding type VII secretion protein EssB encodes MPQEESFFQSKYEAQAEFKEGKYVLTFQRVKIPLRQADELGALGSIDDGVERKIETNEDEIVIIAGPEKTLRPFSDLKQETATERLIFASNLIHFFACYRNQRVIPSCFPENIFFTPGFEPVFLHYGIKDSLPPVSYQEEESLRQVKAVAALLFDPAHPFDTYLKFDFAAKTTRFVKDILRCTTFQSMLGLVEKERRKEIGEEKRSIRLPKKRNRVKNSVMTGTVVLLIPLIILTVYAFIIQMPRQDLFEQSHEHYLQDQYSDVVTVLDPVDEDQMPKVVRYELAVSYVKNEALTESQQNTILNDLTLQSNPLYYRYWIQTGRGETSGALNTARSLNDRMLIAYGLLKEKAALQDNLSMNGKQKQERLQSIDSELKKYSEILGSGESSPADGAARPADSETGNDGGSPDEETSGSSAGSTGSSTAPDTSAAQDKAGSRTGSSGTSGK; translated from the coding sequence ATGCCACAGGAAGAGAGCTTTTTTCAATCAAAATATGAAGCACAGGCAGAGTTCAAAGAAGGGAAATACGTGCTGACCTTTCAGCGGGTAAAGATACCGCTTCGCCAGGCTGATGAGCTCGGTGCGCTGGGGAGCATTGACGACGGGGTCGAACGGAAGATCGAGACAAATGAAGATGAAATCGTTATTATTGCCGGACCCGAAAAGACTCTGAGACCCTTTTCAGATTTAAAGCAGGAGACAGCAACAGAACGTCTGATATTTGCCAGCAATCTGATTCACTTCTTTGCTTGCTATCGAAATCAGCGGGTGATCCCGTCCTGTTTTCCTGAAAATATCTTCTTTACGCCCGGGTTTGAACCTGTTTTTCTTCATTATGGAATAAAAGACAGTCTTCCTCCTGTTTCATATCAGGAGGAAGAGTCATTGCGGCAGGTGAAGGCAGTGGCAGCCCTCCTCTTTGATCCTGCCCATCCTTTTGATACATATTTGAAATTTGATTTTGCGGCAAAAACCACACGCTTTGTCAAAGATATTCTGCGATGCACCACTTTTCAATCGATGTTAGGCCTTGTTGAGAAAGAGCGGAGAAAGGAAATTGGCGAAGAGAAACGGAGTATAAGGCTTCCGAAAAAAAGGAACAGGGTCAAAAATAGTGTAATGACCGGGACTGTCGTGTTATTGATTCCGCTGATCATCCTGACGGTTTATGCTTTCATCATTCAGATGCCGAGACAGGATCTGTTCGAGCAGAGTCATGAGCATTATCTGCAGGACCAGTACAGTGATGTGGTCACTGTACTGGACCCGGTGGATGAGGATCAGATGCCGAAAGTTGTCCGATATGAGCTTGCCGTCTCCTATGTGAAAAATGAGGCACTGACCGAGTCGCAGCAGAACACTATTTTGAACGATCTGACGCTTCAGAGCAACCCTTTGTATTACCGGTACTGGATTCAGACCGGAAGAGGGGAAACGTCGGGTGCGCTCAATACAGCCCGTTCATTAAATGACCGGATGCTGATTGCGTACGGCCTGTTAAAGGAGAAAGCGGCCCTTCAGGATAACCTGTCCATGAACGGCAAACAGAAGCAGGAACGTCTTCAGAGTATCGATTCAGAGCTGAAAAAATATAGCGAAATCCTGGGCAGTGGAGAAAGTTCGCCGGCGGATGGAGCGGCCCGGCCGGCCGATTCCGAAACGGGCAACGACGGTGGATCCCCTGATGAAGAGACAAGCGGGTCAAGTGCCGGTTCCACGGGGAGCAGCACGGCTCCGGACACATCCGCGGCACAGGATAAAGCGGGAAGCCGTACCGGCAGTTCCGGAACGTCGGGGAAATGA
- a CDS encoding EsaB/YukD family protein, which produces MYINITVDLSHYHRPSLDLRISDRQPVRQLIQTVWKINGISDPPRPGYWVRVSNKAQMIRGYEVLRDKKISSGDKLTVL; this is translated from the coding sequence ATGTATATCAATATCACGGTTGATCTGTCGCATTATCACAGGCCTTCACTTGATTTACGGATCTCGGACAGGCAGCCGGTCAGGCAGCTGATTCAGACGGTCTGGAAGATTAACGGGATCAGTGATCCGCCGCGACCCGGTTATTGGGTACGCGTGTCCAATAAGGCTCAGATGATTCGCGGATATGAAGTCTTACGCGATAAAAAGATTTCAAGCGGAGATAAACTCACCGTATTGTGA